In the genome of Nonomuraea sp. NBC_00507, the window CATGGCGGGGATGCCCTGGAAGGTGCCTTCCGTGTCGTGGATGACGATGTAGTCGACGGATCGGGGGCGCAGCAGGCGGTCGTGATTGCCGTAGTCCCTGTTGTTCTTCTTGCCGAAACGCTGGTAGGCGGCGGGCATCCAGGCGCAGGCGAGGGAGGCCGGGCACTCCGCCGTCGCGGGCCTTTCCACCGGCGGTTCCGCCTGCTCGGCAGACCAATCCTGGGACAGGGGAGCGCTGTTCATGGACGGCAGCCCGTCGCCGTCCGCACCGAGGCCGGGCTGCCCGTCGGCCCCGCCGACCGTCTGGGTGCCGACTGCCGCATGCGGGGCGTCGCCTGCCGCCGGCTGGGCATTGACGTCCGGCAGCTGTGGATGGCCTGCCGCCTGCTGGGCATTGACGTCCGGCAACGGAGGGTAGCCCGCCGCCGGCTGGGCGCCCTCGCCGGCACCGGAGGACTGGGCCTCCGTGCCGGTGTACGGAACGCGCAGGCCCGGTACGGGGTCCAGTCGCACCACGTGCCCGTCGTCGGTGCGGCGGTGCATTCCCTCCTGGATCACCGCGAACACCTCGTCGGCGAACTCCCGCGCCGCTGCCGGGTCCTCCGCTCCCGAGTATCGGGCGATCGCGTCGTACCAGTCGGCCGGGTCGGTGCTGGGGCGCTGCTGGTAGGAGGCGAGCAGGGCGGCGCCTGCGCGGATGTTCGCGGAAGGGTCGGTCCGCAGCCGGGCCGGCTCCACGCCGGCCAGCCGCCCCGCCTCGGGCAGAGTGGTCCGCGGCGTCGCCTGGATCGTCCGTGGCGTCGTCTGGATCGTCCGTGGCGCCGCATGGGCGGTCCGCAGCGCCGCGGCGGGAGGCGCTGCGGTGGCCTGGCCCCGGTGTGGCGGCATCGGCCGGGCCTCGTCTCCCCGGGCGTCTCCCAGCGCGTCGCCGATCACCGTAGAGCCGGTGGGGATCGCGTCCACGAGGTGCATCGGCCCGTAACCGCCGGCGGTGCTCGGCCACCCACCGTGCGTGTCCCACCGGGACCCCAGGTACGCGACCCCGAGCAGCACGCTCACCGGCACCCCGAATTCGCGGGCGGCGGCCACGAAATCGTGCTGCCGCCCCGAGGCGAGGTCCTCCCCGGGCGCGGTGAGCACACCGGCGGCAAGGATGGCGGCGAGCAAGATCTGCATGACATCTCCCCCGTGCAACGTACGATCTGACTACTCAGCGTAACTGTTCCCAGAAAGGGATGTGTCAGACGGGACAGGTGATACGGATGAGGTCGCTGTTCCATGCCGCGTGGCGGAGTTAAATCCTGCCCGATATCGGGCAGGATGTTGGCGTGTCTCGTTCCAGAGCCGTAGTGTCCTCCTCTGTGTCCACGGCACGACATCCGTACGAAGATCTCATCGCGCACCTCACCAGGACGAGCCCGCTGGGGCCTGGAGAGGCCGCCCGGGTGGTCGCAGACGTGCTGTCGTACTTCTTCGAGTCCGTCGAGGAGTACGTCCGCCGCCGCCACGGCGAGCTGAAGTCCCGCGGCCTCACCAACGACGAGATCTTCCCCAGGATCGCCGCCGAGTTACGCGGCCGCCGCGTGGCCGCCCCAGAGCTGTCGCTCCGGCAGCTTCGCAGAATCGTTTACGGATAAAGAGGAGGACCTCGATGTGCGGAATCGTGGCCTACGTAGGCCCCAAGGACGCAGCGCCCATCCTGCTGGAGGGCATGCAGCGGCTTGAGTACCGGGGCTACGATTCGGCGGGGATCGTAGTGTCCAACAAAGGGCTGAAGGTCCGCAAGTGCAAGGGCCGGGTGGCCGACCTGGCCAAGGTCGTGCCCACGCGGTTCAAGGGCGGCCTGGGCATCGGGCACACCCGATGGGCCACGCACGGCGTCCCCAGCGATGAGAACGCCCACCCGCACCTGTCGGCCGACCAGCGCATCGCGGTCGTGCACAACGGCATCATCGAAAACGCCGGCGAGCTGCGCGCCAAGCTGATCGCCGACGGTGTCGAGTTCGCCTCGGAGACCGACACCGAGGTGCTCGCCCACCTGATCGCTCACGCCGTCGACGAGAACGACTCCCTGGAGGAGGCGGTCAGGAAGACGCTCAAGAGCATCGTCGGCACCTACGGCATCGCGGTCATCGACGCCGAGCGGCCCGGCGAGGTGGTCGTGGCGCGCAACGGCAGCCCGATCGTGCTCGGCATCGGCGAGAAGGAGATGTTCGCCGCCTCCGACGTGTCCGCCCTGGTCCGCTACACCCGCCAGGTCGTGCACCTGGAGGACGGCGAGCTGGCCGTGCTCAAGGCCGACGGCTTCCACACCTTCGCCAGTGACGCCCGCGAGACGGCCAAGGAGCCGCTGACCGTCGACTGGGACGCCGGACACTACGACACCGGCGGCTACGAGCACTACCTGCTCAAGGAGATCTCCGAGCAGCCCGAGACGATCACCCGCACGATGAGCGGCCGCCTCGACGAGCGCTTCCACGTCGCGCACCTCGGCGGGCTCAACATGGACGCCCGTGAGACGCGCGGCTTCCGCCGCGTGAAGATCATCGGCTGCGGTTCCGCGTACTACTCGGGGCAGATCGGCGCGCAGCTCATCGAGGAGCTGGCGCGCATCCCGTCCGACGCCGAGCCGGCCAGCGAGTTCCGCTATCGCAACCCGGTCGTCGACCCCGACACGCTCTACGTCGCGATCAGCCAGTCGGGCGAGACCTACGACACGCTCGCCGCCGTGCAGGAGCTCAAGCGCAAGGGCGGCCGGGTCATCGGCATCGTCAACGCCGTGGGCAGCGCCATCGCCCGCGAGGTGGACGGCGGCATCTACCTGCACGCAGGGCCGGAGGTCTCCGTCGCCTCGACCAAGGCGTTCACCTCGACCGCGATCGCGTTCGCGCTGCTCGCGCTGCACCTGGGCCGGGTGCGCGACCTGTCGCCGGCCGACGGGCGGCGCATCGTGGAGGGCCTGCGCCGGCTGCCGGGGCAGATCGAGGAGATCCTCACCCAGGGCGACAAGATCGCCGAGCTGGCGCGCAAATACGCCGAGCACCCGAGCATGATGTTCGTCGGCCGCGTGCGCGGCTACCCGGTGGCCAGGGAGGGCGCGCAGAAGCTCAAGGAGATCTCGTACGTGCACGCCGAGGCCTACCCGGCCAGCGAGCTCAAGCACGGCCCGCTCGCGTTGATCGGCCCCGACATGCCGACGGTCGCGATCGTCCCCGACGACGAGCTGCTCGACAAGAACCTCACCACGCTCGGCGAGATCCGCACCCGCGGCGGCCGGGTGCTGATGGTGGGCCACCGCGAGCCCGAGCACAAGCTGGCCGACGACGTGATCGTGATCCCCAAGAACGAGATCGAGCTCGACCCGATCCTGCTGACAATCCCGCTCCAGCTGCTCGCCTACCACGCCGCGGTCGCGCTCGAACGCGATGTGGACAAGCCGCGCAATCTTGCAAAGAGCGTAACTGTCGAGTAATCGGCTCCAATTCAGCCGCAAACCTCGTTATTCCGCTGCGAACGACATAAATTCAGTGGTGTGCGGCCGTTCGACCAACACAGGCCCAATCCCGCACGCATGTACGACTACATGCTCGGCGGGTCGGCCAACTACGCGGTCGACCGGGAGGCCATCGAGCAGCTCGCGGAGCTGATCCCGGAGGCGGTCCCGCTGGCCCGCGCCAACCGGGCCTTCCTGCAGCGTGCCGTTCGGTACGTGGCCGCCGCCGGGGTACGCCAGTTCCTCGACCTGGGCAGCGGGCTGCCGACCCAGGGCAGCGCGCACGAGGTCGCACCCGAGGCCCGGGTCGTCTACGTCGACCACGACCCGGTGGTCGCCACGCACGCCAAGGCCCTGCTCGCGGAGCTCGCCGAAGCACGAGCTCCGCGAGCTCCGGGCAGGGCACTCGTGGTCGAGGCCGACCTGCTGGACCCCGACGACGTGCTGGCCCAGGCCGGGCGGTTCCTCGACCTGGCCGAGCCGGTCGGGGTGGTGCTGGTGTCGATCCTGCACTTCCTGCCCGACTCCGCGCAGCCGCAGCGGGCGGTGGCCGCGCTGCGCGAGCGGATGCCCCCCGGCAGCCATCTCGTGATCACCCACGCCACCACCCGAGGACGGCTGGAGGAGGAACGGCCGCAGGGCCCGGCGGCGAGTGGCGGCGATCGTACACCCGCTGAGATCCGCGCGTTCTTCGGCGATTTCGTGCTGGAGCCACCGGGGCTGGTGCAAGCCGTCGACTGGCGTCCTGACCGGCCCAAACTGGTGGGGGACTGGTCGTTGCCGTCGTCACTGATGGCGGGCGTGGCGAAAAAGGTAGCAGCGAAAAAGTAGCTGTTTGACCGAATTAATCCCGCTATTTCAGCATCTATCTTCGGCGCGATCTCAACACGTACGTGTGCATCTCTCTGTAATGGGTGAATAACTTAGGGTAAGGGGGGTCGGGCGAAGGAGAGGCACATGCGCCGTCGGCGGTTCTTCGCATGGGGGCTGGGCGTGGCCGCGATCGCGGCCGGCTGCGGGACCGGGCACGTCACCGGCGGCGGCGGGGCGGGCCGGCGGGCCGAGTTCTCGATCAACCCGGGCGGGCGCCGCTGGGACCGGGTCGGGCAGGCGTTCGCCGGCGCGGCCCGCACCTCCGGGTACGAGACCGGCACCGGGACGAGGGTCACCGTGACCGGCCTGCCCGCGCTGGCCGCCGCCGAGCTGAACAATGCCGAGACGCTGCTCGACACCGCCACGCCGCTGTCCAGGCTGGCCGGCGACGTGGAGGTCGTTGTCGTGCCCGCGAACTCCCGCTTCAAGGACTTCGCCGACTTCGGCGCCCACCTGCTGGCCTGGCCGGGTCAGACGCCGCTGGCGGGCGGGCCGGAGGGGGCGCCCGACCACCTGCTGTTCGGACTGATCGCCAAGGGGCTCGGCGCGGACACCAGGCAGGTCGACTACACCGGCTATCCCAGCAGCCAGGAGGCCATGATCGCGCTGCTGTCCGGCAAGGCCGCGGCCGCCGCCGGGCTGCTCCCGGACTGGCGTGGGAGCATCGGCCAGGGCCGGGTGCGGGCGCTGGCGGTCTCTTCCGCCGTCCGGGTGCCCGACTTCGACGTGCCGACGTTGCTGGAGTCCGGCGTACGCGTGGACTTCGCCGACTGGACGGCCGCTTTCGGGCCCGACGACATGCCGGAGGAGAGCCGCGCATCGGCCATTCGCATGTGCGAGGACGTCACCGCCTCGCCCGGCTGGCGGGCCGCCTGCCGGGCGGCCGGCTGGATCTCGATCCCGCTCAGCGGCGACGACTTCGCGCGATGGCTCGGCTCCGAGGTGGAGCGCACCCGCGCCGTCCTGCGGGACTTCGGCCTCGTGGACGCGACCAAAGCCACAACATGCTGGGGTAGTTGCGGGAACGGCCACTAGATGTAGGATCCTGATCGTCGCTGGTTCGCCTCCCTGGAGGCGAAGCAAAAGGGAACCCGGTGCGATTCCGGGGCTGCCCCGCAGCGGTGAGCGGGAACGACCGCCGTCATGAGCACTGGAGCGATCTGGGAAGCGACGGCCATTAGGAGCCTTTGAGCGCGCCCGCGAGCCCGAAGACCTGCCAGTGGCGTGCAGTGTCCATGGCCTCGAGGGAGGGCCGCGGAGCGACGGGGACCCGCCGTGCTCTCGCGCTGCCCTCACGGGGATGAGCTCGCGAGGAGAGAGCACGTGACGCAGGTCATTGAGATCGACCGCCGGCTGGCCATCGAGGAGGCCGCGGCCCGGGTGATCACCGACCCGGCCAACTCCAGGGTCGCCGCCCGGCTGCTGGCCGAGGAGATCGCCGACGAGGCGGCCGGGCACGGGGTGCGGACGTTCTCCGAGTCCATCGCCGCCACCCACACGGCCGGGCTGATCCAGGACGGGCTGGCCGCGTTCGTCGCCACGCACGCCGCCGAGCTGGACGCGCTGATCTCGGAGGAGGCCGACGGCCGGTTCGAGTACTTCGGCCTGCGCACCGTCTACGACCGCTACCTGCTGCGCCACCCCGAGACGCGGGCCGTGCTCGAGCGGCCGCAACACTTCTTCCTGCGCGTGGCCTGCGGGCTGTCGGAGACGGTGGGGGAGGCCGCCGAGCTCTATGCCCTGATGTCCACGCTGTCCTACCTGCCCAGCTCGCCCACATTGTTCAACTCCGGCGCCCGACGGCCGCAGCTGTCGTCGTGCTTCCTGCTCGACTCGCCGCGCGACGAGCTGGAGTCGATCTACGACCGGTACGGCCAGGTGGCGCGGCTGTCGAAGTACGCCGGCGGCATCGGCATCTCCTGGACCCGGGTGCGCTCGCGCGGCTCCCTGATCCGAGGCACGAACGGCCACTCCAACGGCATCGTCCCGTGGCTGCGTACCCTCGACTCCTCGGTCGCGGCGGTCAACCAGGGCGGCCGGCGCAAGGGCGCGGCCTGCGTCTACCTGGAGACCTGGCATGCCGACATCGAGGAGTTCCTGGAGCTGCGCGACAACACGGGCGAGGACGCGCGCCGCACCCACAACCTCAACCTGGCCAACTGGGTGCCCGACGAGTTCATGCGCCGGGTGGAGGCCGATGAGGTCTGGTCGTTGTTCGACCCGAAGGAGGTACCCGACCTCACGGACCTGTACGGGGAGGCGTTCACGGCCGCGTACCGGGCGTACGAGGCCGCCGGGCGCCATGTCCGGCAGATCCCCGCCCGCACCCTGTACGGCCGCATGATGCGCACCCTCGCCCAGACCGGCAACGGCTGGATGACGTTCAAGGACGCTGCCAACCGCACCTCCAACCAGACCGCCCGTCCCGAGAACGTCATCCACCTGTCGAACCTGTGCACCGAGATCCTCGAGGTCACCAGCGACGGCGAGACCGCCGTGTGCAACCTCGGCTCGATCAACCTGGCGGCCCACCTGACCGCCGGGGGCATGGACTGGGAGCGGCTGCGCCGCACCGTCCGCACCGCGGTGCGCTTCCTCGACCGCACTATCGACCTGGGCTTCTACCCGACGCCCGAGGCAGAGGCGGCCAACAAGCGGTGGCGGCCGATCGGCCTCGGCGTGATGGGCCTGGCCGATGTCTACTTCACCCTGCGGCTGCCGTTCGACTCCCCGCAGGCCCTCGCCCTGTCCACGCGGATCGCCGAGGAGATCGCGCTGGCCTCGTACGACACCTCGGCCGACCTGGCCGCCGAGCGCGGCAGGCACCCGTCGTACGCCGACACCCGGGCGGCCGGGGGAGTCCTGCACCCGGACCACTACGTGGCGAGCACGCCGCCCTGGGACGCCCTGCGTCAGAAGATCGCGATCAACGGTCTCCGCAACTCCCTCATGATCGCCATCGCGCCGACCGCCACGATCGCCTCCATCGCCGGCTGCTACGAGTGCATCGAGCCGCAGGTGTCCAACGTGTTCAAGCGCGAGACCCTGTCAGGGGAGTTCCTCCAGGTCAACCGCTACCTGGTGGCCGACCTGCAGGCACGCGGGCTGTGGACGCAGCAGCTGCGCGACGCGATCAAGCGCGCCGACGGCTCGATCCAGGACGTCCCCGGCATCCCCGACGACCTGAAGCCGCTCTACCGGACCGCCTGGGAGCTGCCGCAGAAGGCGCTGATCGACCTGGCGGCGGCGCGGCAGCCGTACATCGACCAGTCGCAGTCGCTCAACCTCTTCATGGCCAGCCCGACCATCGGCAAGCTCTCCTCGATGTACGCCTACGCCTGGAAAACGGGCCTGAAGACCACCTATTACCTGCGCTCGCGCCCTGCGACCCGCATCGCCCAGACCACGGTGGCCGCCTCCGCTCCGGAGGCCGTGGCAGAGGCCGTCGCGTGCTCACTGGAGAACCCAGAGGTCTGCGAAGCCTGCCAGTGACCCGGTGACCACTTCACCGAAGAACGCGGCCACCGATGCGCTCGTCACGGCGCGCACCCCGTGAAGAAATGTTTTGAGGAGAAAACGTTGCTGCTCGACCCCGGCATGGACCTCACCCTCCGCCCCATGCGCTATCCGGACTTCTACGAGCGCTACCGCGCCGCCATCCGGAACACGTGGACGGTGGAGGAGGTGGACCTGCACTCCGATCTCGCCGACCTGACGAAGATGACGCCGCAGGAGCGGCACCTCATCAACCGCCTGGTCGCCTTCTTCGCCACCGGCGACTCCATCGTGGCCAACAACTTGGTGCTCAACCTCTACCAGCACGTCAACGCCCCCGAGGCCCGCCTCTATCTCAGCAGGCAACTGTTCGAGGAGGCCGTCCACGTGCAGTTTTACCTGACCCTGCTCGACACCTACCTCCCCGACCTCGACGAGCGGGTGAAGGCGTTCGCCGCCATCGAGCACATCCCGGCGATCCGCGACAAGGCGGAATTCTGCTTCAAGTGGATCGACTCCATCAATGGCCTGGAGCGCCTGGAAACCGCTGCCGAGCGCCGCCGATTCCTCCTCAACCTCATCTGCTTCGCCGCCTGCATCGAGGGCCTGTTCTTCTACGGCGCCTTCGCCTACGTGTACTGGTTCCGCTCCCGAGGCCTCCTCGGGGGCCTGGCCACCGGCACGAACTGGGTGTTCAGGGACGAGTCCATGCACATGGAGTTCGCCTTCAGCGTGGTGGACACGGTCCGGGCCGAGGAGCCGTCGTTGTTCGACGACGAGCTGGGCAAGCAGGTCACCGCCATGCTGGAGGAGGCCGTGGCGGCCGAGCTGGCCTTCGCCGAGGACCTGTGCGGCGATGGCATGGCCGGCATGAGCGTGGACCAGATGCGCCAATACCTGGAGTACGTCGCCGACCAGCGCCTGGCCAGGCTGGGCCTGCCCCGCCACTACGGCTCCGCCAACCCCTTCGCCTTCATGGAGCTGCAGGACGTCCAGGAGCTGGCCAACTTCTTCGAACGGCGTGTCTCCGCTTACCAAGTGGCGGTTGAGGGCAATGTGACCTTTGACGAGACGTTTTAAGACAAAGGGGGCATCAGCGTGCAGTCTCCGTCGGACTGGCCCATTCTCGTAATCTCGGTGATCGGGGCGATCATCCTGGTCGAGGCGGTCCGCCGGACGCTGAACAGGATCGGGCGCAAATTCGCGCTCGCCCGGCATCTGGTGGAGCACTGCACGTGGCCCGCGTTCACGGTGGCCGCCGTCCTGGCGTTCAATCTGGTGTTCGGCCCCGGCATCTTCGGCGACTCGCCGTCCGAGCGGAGCCTCGCCGGCACGGTCGAGCGGGTGCTCGGCCTCGTCTCGATCGCGGCGATCACCTGGCTGATCGTGCAGGCCACGTACGCGCTGACGGACGTCATCCTCGATCGGCTGGTGCAGGTCGAGGGCGAGCGCAACCGCCGGGCGCGGCGGATCATGACCCAGATCGCGCTGGTCCGCCGGGTCGCCGGCGCGATCATCATCGTGGTCGCGGTCGGCGCGATGCTCTTCTCCTTCCCACAGGTGCGGGCCCTCGGAGCCGGCCTGCTCGCCTCGGCCGGCATCGCGGGCGCCATCGTCGGCATCGCCGCCCAGCCCACCATCGGCAACATGCTCGCCGGGCTCCAACTCGCCTTCAGCGACGCGCTCCGCCTCGACGACGTCGTCGTGGTCGAGGACGAATGGGGCAGAGTCGAGGAGCTCACCCTCACGTACGTCGTGCTGCGCCTGTGGGACGAGCGCCGGCTCGTCCTGCCGGTCAGCTATTTCACCCAGACCCCGTTCGAGAACTGGACCCGGCACGGCAGCCGCGTCCTCGCCGTCGTGTTCCTGCGCGTGGACTGGTCGGTGCCGGTGAAAAAACTCCGCGAGGCCCTGTACGAGTTCCTGCAGGGCAACCCGCTGTGGGACCAGAAGGACTGGACGCTCCAGGTCACCGATGTGCTGCCCAACGGACTGGTCGAGCTCCGCGCCCTCATGAGCGCCGCCGACTCGCCGTCCTCCTGGGATCTCAAGTGCGACGTACGGGAATTCCTCGTCGACTACGTCAGGGACAACTTCCCGGAATCCCTGCCCCGCTTCCGCGTCGAAACCCCGGAGAGCAGGGTCGGCTTGCCTTGGGAACACGCGGAGAAATAAATAGGTGGCCCGCGCGCCGATCATCGGTTTACCGTGGTAACCGTCCACCCGAGAAGAGCAAGCAGCGAAAGGCGGCGAAAAATGCGCGACCTGAGCACTGTCCGGCCGCTCGCGGCCTGCCCCGAGCCGCCGCCGCGCAGGTTTTCCGGATAGTCCCCGAGGACTACCAGGAAAGCCGTCTCGACCATATCCGAGGCGGCTCTTTTCATGCACGACATCACATATCCGAGTGTGGGGTAGCTTGGTCGCCCGCCTGCCTTGGGAGCAGGAGCATCGCAGGTTCGAATCCTGCCACTCGGACGACGGCCCTGAAAGAAAAGGGCCGCGGGCCACGGCCTGGCC includes:
- a CDS encoding N-acetylmuramoyl-L-alanine amidase, with protein sequence MQILLAAILAAGVLTAPGEDLASGRQHDFVAAAREFGVPVSVLLGVAYLGSRWDTHGGWPSTAGGYGPMHLVDAIPTGSTVIGDALGDARGDEARPMPPHRGQATAAPPAAALRTAHAAPRTIQTTPRTIQATPRTTLPEAGRLAGVEPARLRTDPSANIRAGAALLASYQQRPSTDPADWYDAIARYSGAEDPAAAREFADEVFAVIQEGMHRRTDDGHVVRLDPVPGLRVPYTGTEAQSSGAGEGAQPAAGYPPLPDVNAQQAAGHPQLPDVNAQPAAGDAPHAAVGTQTVGGADGQPGLGADGDGLPSMNSAPLSQDWSAEQAEPPVERPATAECPASLACAWMPAAYQRFGKKNNRDYGNHDRLLRPRSVDYIVIHDTEGTFQGIPAMIGDPKYVSWHYTIRSRDGHVAQHVATRDIAWHAGNWDVNTRSIGIEHEGYLAKGGTWYTEAMYRASAKLVRYLADKYGIPLDRAHILGHDNVPGATPKSVAGMHNDPGPYWDWAHYFDLMGSPLTAVKGGDSVMIRPSYDTNRPRFTGCLATKSDQALAAKNAQGLAVAMSDQDCPPHGAATVWLHTAPSETSPLVTDVGKHGGKPGSYSVHDHSARASTGQRFAVAERRGDWTAIWYLGQKAWFHNPAASPTAVPAKGQLVTPLKPNTKVYGRAYPEKSAYTRDPSSYQPLTPLQYTISPGQTYAVGDTITGSYYATGAFHPSKHVTTTGKIRYHQIQLGHRVMFVMTKDVRLIP
- the glmS gene encoding glutamine--fructose-6-phosphate transaminase (isomerizing), whose product is MCGIVAYVGPKDAAPILLEGMQRLEYRGYDSAGIVVSNKGLKVRKCKGRVADLAKVVPTRFKGGLGIGHTRWATHGVPSDENAHPHLSADQRIAVVHNGIIENAGELRAKLIADGVEFASETDTEVLAHLIAHAVDENDSLEEAVRKTLKSIVGTYGIAVIDAERPGEVVVARNGSPIVLGIGEKEMFAASDVSALVRYTRQVVHLEDGELAVLKADGFHTFASDARETAKEPLTVDWDAGHYDTGGYEHYLLKEISEQPETITRTMSGRLDERFHVAHLGGLNMDARETRGFRRVKIIGCGSAYYSGQIGAQLIEELARIPSDAEPASEFRYRNPVVDPDTLYVAISQSGETYDTLAAVQELKRKGGRVIGIVNAVGSAIAREVDGGIYLHAGPEVSVASTKAFTSTAIAFALLALHLGRVRDLSPADGRRIVEGLRRLPGQIEEILTQGDKIAELARKYAEHPSMMFVGRVRGYPVAREGAQKLKEISYVHAEAYPASELKHGPLALIGPDMPTVAIVPDDELLDKNLTTLGEIRTRGGRVLMVGHREPEHKLADDVIVIPKNEIELDPILLTIPLQLLAYHAAVALERDVDKPRNLAKSVTVE
- a CDS encoding SAM-dependent methyltransferase, whose product is MRPFDQHRPNPARMYDYMLGGSANYAVDREAIEQLAELIPEAVPLARANRAFLQRAVRYVAAAGVRQFLDLGSGLPTQGSAHEVAPEARVVYVDHDPVVATHAKALLAELAEARAPRAPGRALVVEADLLDPDDVLAQAGRFLDLAEPVGVVLVSILHFLPDSAQPQRAVAALRERMPPGSHLVITHATTRGRLEEERPQGPAASGGDRTPAEIRAFFGDFVLEPPGLVQAVDWRPDRPKLVGDWSLPSSLMAGVAKKVAAKK
- a CDS encoding tripartite tricarboxylate transporter substrate-binding protein — encoded protein: MRRRRFFAWGLGVAAIAAGCGTGHVTGGGGAGRRAEFSINPGGRRWDRVGQAFAGAARTSGYETGTGTRVTVTGLPALAAAELNNAETLLDTATPLSRLAGDVEVVVVPANSRFKDFADFGAHLLAWPGQTPLAGGPEGAPDHLLFGLIAKGLGADTRQVDYTGYPSSQEAMIALLSGKAAAAAGLLPDWRGSIGQGRVRALAVSSAVRVPDFDVPTLLESGVRVDFADWTAAFGPDDMPEESRASAIRMCEDVTASPGWRAACRAAGWISIPLSGDDFARWLGSEVERTRAVLRDFGLVDATKATTCWGSCGNGH
- a CDS encoding ribonucleoside-diphosphate reductase subunit alpha, with the translated sequence MTQVIEIDRRLAIEEAAARVITDPANSRVAARLLAEEIADEAAGHGVRTFSESIAATHTAGLIQDGLAAFVATHAAELDALISEEADGRFEYFGLRTVYDRYLLRHPETRAVLERPQHFFLRVACGLSETVGEAAELYALMSTLSYLPSSPTLFNSGARRPQLSSCFLLDSPRDELESIYDRYGQVARLSKYAGGIGISWTRVRSRGSLIRGTNGHSNGIVPWLRTLDSSVAAVNQGGRRKGAACVYLETWHADIEEFLELRDNTGEDARRTHNLNLANWVPDEFMRRVEADEVWSLFDPKEVPDLTDLYGEAFTAAYRAYEAAGRHVRQIPARTLYGRMMRTLAQTGNGWMTFKDAANRTSNQTARPENVIHLSNLCTEILEVTSDGETAVCNLGSINLAAHLTAGGMDWERLRRTVRTAVRFLDRTIDLGFYPTPEAEAANKRWRPIGLGVMGLADVYFTLRLPFDSPQALALSTRIAEEIALASYDTSADLAAERGRHPSYADTRAAGGVLHPDHYVASTPPWDALRQKIAINGLRNSLMIAIAPTATIASIAGCYECIEPQVSNVFKRETLSGEFLQVNRYLVADLQARGLWTQQLRDAIKRADGSIQDVPGIPDDLKPLYRTAWELPQKALIDLAAARQPYIDQSQSLNLFMASPTIGKLSSMYAYAWKTGLKTTYYLRSRPATRIAQTTVAASAPEAVAEAVACSLENPEVCEACQ
- a CDS encoding ribonucleotide-diphosphate reductase subunit beta, with product MLLDPGMDLTLRPMRYPDFYERYRAAIRNTWTVEEVDLHSDLADLTKMTPQERHLINRLVAFFATGDSIVANNLVLNLYQHVNAPEARLYLSRQLFEEAVHVQFYLTLLDTYLPDLDERVKAFAAIEHIPAIRDKAEFCFKWIDSINGLERLETAAERRRFLLNLICFAACIEGLFFYGAFAYVYWFRSRGLLGGLATGTNWVFRDESMHMEFAFSVVDTVRAEEPSLFDDELGKQVTAMLEEAVAAELAFAEDLCGDGMAGMSVDQMRQYLEYVADQRLARLGLPRHYGSANPFAFMELQDVQELANFFERRVSAYQVAVEGNVTFDETF
- a CDS encoding mechanosensitive ion channel family protein, whose product is MIGAIILVEAVRRTLNRIGRKFALARHLVEHCTWPAFTVAAVLAFNLVFGPGIFGDSPSERSLAGTVERVLGLVSIAAITWLIVQATYALTDVILDRLVQVEGERNRRARRIMTQIALVRRVAGAIIIVVAVGAMLFSFPQVRALGAGLLASAGIAGAIVGIAAQPTIGNMLAGLQLAFSDALRLDDVVVVEDEWGRVEELTLTYVVLRLWDERRLVLPVSYFTQTPFENWTRHGSRVLAVVFLRVDWSVPVKKLREALYEFLQGNPLWDQKDWTLQVTDVLPNGLVELRALMSAADSPSSWDLKCDVREFLVDYVRDNFPESLPRFRVETPESRVGLPWEHAEK